Within the Govania unica genome, the region GACGCGGGTTGGTTGCGAAGAAGGGGTTTGCGGCAGCTGCACCGTTCTGATGAACGGGCAGAGCGTGCGCGCCTGTCTGACCCTTGCGGCGCAGGCGGACGGGGCGCGGATCGAGACGGCGGAAGGCTATGGCGGCGATCCGTTGTCGGTGGCCATTCAGGATGCGTTTGTCAAATATTACGGGGCGCAATGCGGGTTCTGCACCTCGGGCATGATGGCGGTCATTCGCGAATATCTGACGGATAAAAGCGTCCGCGATCACGGTGATGAAACGGTGATCCGCAATCGCTTGAGTGCGGTGGCCTGTCGCTGCACCGGCTATCAACCCATTGTGCGGCTGGTGCAGAGTTTGGTGCGAGGTGGTCATGACTATTGATCAGTTTTCAGGGGCGGGGCAATCCTCGGCCGTCGGGCAGTCGGTACCGAACAGGAATTTGCGGCGCTTTGTCGAGGGGCACGGTCGCTATGCCGCCGATTTGAAATTGCCGGATGCTCTGGTGTTGCTGGTGGCGCGGAGCCCGGTGGCGCATGCGCGATTGATCAAGGTCGATGGGGCGCGGGCGCGGGCGCTTGATGGGGTCGAGCTGGTGCTGACCGGGGCCGATATGGCCAGGTTAGGGGCGCAGCCGTCCTTGTGGGATTTGCCGGGGCAGCAGCAATCCAACCTGAAGGCGCTGGCGGAAGATCGGCTGCGGTATGTGGGGCAGCCCTATGCCGCTGTGGTGGCGCGGGATCTTGATACGGCGCGGCAGGCGTTGCGTCTGATCGTGCCGGAGTATGAAATGTTGCCGGTGCTGGCTGATATGGACGCCGGGCTCGCGGCCGATGCGGTGAAGCTTTATGATCATTGGCCTGACAATGTGATGGGGCGGCAGGTCTGGAAGACGGGCGATTTTGACGCCTGTGCGGCGACGGCGGCTGTGGTGGTGAAAGACCGCTTCACGACCCAGCGTGTGCATGCCTTGTCGCTTGAGCCGCGTGGCGTGGTGGCGGTGCCGGATGCGGTTGGCAATGGTCTGACGGTCTGGGTCTCGACCCAATCGGTGCATCAGGTACGCGGCGCGCTGGCGGGCTGCCTCAATATTCCCGAGCATCATTTGCGGGTGATCGCGCCGGATGTGGGCGGGTCGTTCGGCATGAAGGCCTGCGCCTTTGGCGAGGAGACGCTGGTCGCCCTGGCCGCGTTGAAAACCGGGCGGGCGGTGCGCTGGCATGAACAGCGGGCGGAAGCCTTTGTCGCCTCGACCCATGGGCGGGATGAACGGGTGGATCTTGAGGCCGCTTTTGCGGCGGACGGGCAGCTGTTGGGCTTGCGGGCCACTGTGGTGCTGGATAAGGGAGCAGACCCTTATGCAACGTCCATGGGCACGGCCTGGATCACCGGGGCCTTGCTGACCGGGCCTTATGCGGTGGATTTGATTGATATCGAGACGCTGGCGGTGGTCACCAACAAGACGCCGACCGGGGCCTATCGCGGGTTCGGGCAGCCGGAGGCGAACTTTGCGCTGGAACGGGCGCTGGATTTGGCGGCGCATCGCCTTGGGTTGGACCGGGCGGCGATCCGGCGGCGCAATCTGGTGCCGGAAAGTGACTTGCCAAAAGCGACGCCGACCGGGATCGTGCTGGATAGCGGGAATTATGTCGGGTTGATGGATCAGACGCTGGCGCAGTTCGGTTATGAGCCGGGGCGTGTCGTGGCGACGGGGACGAAACGGCGCGGGCAGGGCTTTGCCTGTTATTCGGAGGTGACGAATTTCGGTCCCTCGGCGCTCTGTAAGATGGTCGGCGTTAATAGCGGTGGGTTTGATATTTCAAGCATCCGCATGGAACCAAGCGGGCATGTGCGGCTGTTCAGCAGTCAGACGCCCATGGGGCAGGGCATCGAGACGGTGCTGACGCAAATCTGCGCCGACGAGCTTGGCGTGCCGCTTGAGGATGTGGAGATCAGTTGCGGGGACAGTCTGCTTGGGCCTTATACCGCCTATGGCAGTGGCGGCAGTCGTGGGGCTGGGGTTGGCGGGGCCTCGGTCATGTTGGCGACGCGGAAGCTTGCGTTGCGGCTCCGGACCTGGGGCGCGCATCTGCTTGGGGCCGATCTGGACGATGTCGTGATCAGTCAGCGTGGCGTGCAGGTGAAGGGCGAGCCGACACGGCGGGTGAGCTTTGCCGATATCGGGCGGGAAGCTTATTTCGGTGCGACGGTGCCGGAGGGGCTTGAGCTTGGACTTGAGGATCGGGCGTCTTACGATCCTCCGGGGCTTGCGGTGTCTTACGGCACGGTGGCGGTTGAGATCGAGCTTGATACCGAAACCGGCGTGGTGACGGTGGAACGCATGACTTATGGCCATGATTGCGGCATTCAGATCAATCCTGAGATCGTCGACGGACAGGTGATCGGGGCTGCGGTGCAGGCGATCGGCGCGACGCTTTATGAGGAGCTTCATTTTGATGCGGAGGCGCGGCCGCTGATCCTCAGCATGCAGGATTATTTTATTCCCTTTGCTGCAGATGTGCCGAATATTTCGCTGTTGCACAGATCGACGCCGACGCCTTTTTCCCCGACCGGAGTGAAGGGGGTGGGCGAAAGCGGCATTATTGCCGTGCCCGCGGCCATTGCGAGCGCGGTGCAGGATGCCATGGGCTATGACGTGGCGCTGACGACTTTGCCATTGTCGCCGCCGCGCTTGTTTGCGGCCATGAAGGGATGAGCTGGATGCGGGGTCCGTTTGCGTTTGATCGTGTGCTGTGGGCCGCGACGGCGCGGGAGCGGGCGTCTTATCCGATGCTGGATTGTGAGCGGTCTGTGGATTGCGTCATCATTGGTGCGGGGTTCACTGGCTTGTCGGCGGCCTTGCATCTGGCCGAGGGCGGGCGATCGGTCGCCGTGCTTGAAGCGCGCGAGCCGGGGTTTGGCGCGTCGGGGCGGAATGCCGGCGGGTTTCTGTCGCTTTATCTCGATCACAGTCCGAGCAGCGTTGAAAAGCTTTTGGGGCGGGAGCGGGGACGGCGGCTCAATGAGATGGTGGCGGGCGGTCCGCGTCTCGTGCGGGAGCTTTTGGAGCGGCACCGGATCGATGCCGATTTTGACGGGCGTGGGATTGTCGTGGCCGCGCATAATCGCGGGGCTGAGGCGAAATTAGAGACGCTTGGGCAGGAATGGCGCAGCTGTGGCGCGGGCATTTCGGATCTCAGCCGGGAGGCGTTGCGGGCGCGCACGGGCAGCGGGAAATTCGGTGCCGGGCTTTTGTTCACGGATGGCGGAACGTTCAATCCGTTGGCCTATGTGCGCGGGCTCGCGCGGGCGGCGAAAGCGGCGGGGGCGGAGATTTATGGCGAGACGACGGCCTTGGGGATCACGCCTTCGGCCGGGCAATGGCGGGTGACCACGGCGGCGGGCGTTGTGCTGGCGCGGCAGGTGCTGATCGCCACCGATGGCTATGCGGCGCATGCGTCCTTATGGCCGGGGTTGGAGCGGACCTATTATCAGATTCCGGTGGCCATGGTGACGACGGCGCCTTTGCCTGAGGATGTGGCGACGGCCTTCCGGGCGCGAGTTCCGGTGGCGGATGGCAATAAGAATAATCCGCTGTGGCTCAAGCTTGATGGCTCCAACAGGCTGGTGGCATCGCTGTTGCCGCCGCGCGGGGATGATGACAGCGCGGATCAGGTGGCGCGGCCGGTGATGGAAAAAATCCGGCGGCTTTACGGGGCGGTGCCTGAGCTGCGTTGGGATCATTTCTGGATTGGTCTTGTGGGCATTCCGCAGGAACGGCTGCCGCGTGCCTTGGCTTTGGCTGATGGTGTTTGTGCAGTTGGTGGTTATTCCGGTCAGGGGATCGCGGCTGCGACTGCCGCCGGTCAGGAATATGCGGCTTATGTCATGGGCGGGGCACGGCAGGAGACATGCCGCCTGCCGTTCCTCGATCCGCGTCCGGTGCCGTTGCAGAAGGCAGTGCCGCGTCTTGTGAGATCGTTGGCCGGGCCGCTCAGCCGGATAACCGATAAAACCTATTCTAACCCAGTTAAATAAGGAGTGCCTCAATGGGACAAGCTTGTGTGACCGCACGGTATGAAGCGCCAGCCGAAAAGGTTTGGGAGTATCTGACCTGGTTCGGCGTCAAGAAGCTTACCGGGTCGTCGCTGTTCAAATCTGTCGAGTTCGATGGCTCCGAACAAAAACTTGGTGCGGTCCGCACGCTGCATCTGCATGAGGGATTGCCGGTCAGTGAACGGCTGATTGAATTCGATGACCGCGACAGGCTCAATGTCTATCGCGTGATCGATGCCGGACCTTTGCAGGTGATCGATTATGTCGGCCGCATCCGCGTGACGCCAAGCGGGCCGGATGCCTGTTTTGTGAAGATCAATTGCGACTTCACCGCTGTCGGCATGACGGATGCGGAGTGGCAGGTCATGTGGGAAACCATGGAGGCGCAGCTTCTGGAAGATCTGCGCAAGCTGGTTGAAGCTTGAGGTTATGGGACGATTTTGATAGCTGCGGATCTCAGGATCCGCAGCTTTTTTTATCGTTTACTCAGGCCGACAGGGCCAGCACGGCCTCGCGGACTTGACGGGTGGAGCTGTTGGCGCGTTGCGTTGCTGTTGCGATATGGCCGATATTGTCGGTGATCGTCTGCACGGCAATGGCGGCGGTTTGCATGTTTTGCGACATTTCGCGCGCGACGGCGGTTTGTTGTTCGACGGCGCTTGCGGTACCGACGGTATATTCCCGCACTGACTCAATGGATTGTCGGATGGTTCCGAGCGTATTGACCACTTCGTCGGAAACGCCTTGCATCCCGACGATTTCCTGCGAGATGCGGCTGGTGGCATCGGCCGCCTGATTGGCCAGATTTTTCACTTCGGTGGCGACCACCGCGAAGCCGCGTCCAGCGTCACCGGCGCGGGCGGATTCAATGGTTGCGTTCAGGGCCAAAAGATTGATCTGACCGGCAATGTTTTGAATAACCTCGACGATCCCGCCCATGGATTGAGCGGCGCTGGTCAGACGCTGCGTTGCCTGATCGGCCGCTTGCAGACGATCATAGGCATTGTCGGTGGCGAGTTTCGACTTTTGCATGGCATTGGCGATTTCCTGCACTGAGGCGTTCAGTTCCTCGGCCCCGGCGGCGACAATCTGCACATTGCTGGAAGTTTGTATGGACGCGCTTGAGGCATCGGTCGATTGCTGATTGGCGTTCGAGATGGCGTCGTCGATTTCGCTCAGATTATCGGAGATGATTTGACGGGCGCGATCGCTTTCCATGCGGGCCATGACTTCGCGCGTGACGTCGGTTGCATATTTCACAACTTTATAGGGGCGGCCATTCATATCCATGATGGGATTGTAGGAGGCCTGAATCCAGATTTCCGTACCATTTTTGCCAAGCCGTTTATATTCGGCCGCTTGATATTCACCGCGATTGAGGGCGGCCCAGAAATCACGGTATTCTGTGCTGTGGGCCTCTGCCGGTGCGACAAACATGCGGTGGTGATGACCGCGGATTTCTTCAAGGCTGTAGCCAAGCGCACCGAGGAAATTCTCGTTGGCCGAGATGACGGTGCCATCCATATTGAACTGGATGACCGCTTGAGATTTGCTGATGGCGGAAATTTGTACTGCATAATCGGCATTCTGGAGTGTTTGCGTTGTGATGTCTGTCGCATATTTGATGACTTTGGTCACTCTGCCCTTCGTGTCGAGAATTGGATTGTAGGAGGCCTGAATCCAGATTTCCCTACCATTTTTGCCAAGCCGTTTGTATTCGGCGGCCTGATATTCGCCACGATTGAGGGCGGTCCAGAAATTGCGATAATCGACACTTGCCGCATAGCTGCTTTCGACGAACATGCGATGGTGCTGCCCGGCGATTTCATCCAGTCTGTAACCAACGGCATTCAAAAAATTTTCGTTGGCGTCGAGGATGACGCCGTCCTTGTCGAACTGGATCACCGCCTGGGATTTGTTGATGGCGGCGACCTGTCCGGCAAAATCGGCGTTTTGTTTTTTTTGGTCCGTGATGTCGCTGGCATATTTAACGATTTTATAGGGCATGCCATTGGCGTCGCAAATCGGATTGTAGGAAGCCTGCAGCCAGACATTGCGGCCTTTTTTATCAGTGCGGAGAAATTCCCCGGATTGAAATTCGCCGCGCTTCAGAGCGGACCAGAAGTTGCGATATTCGGGGGTCTTGTCGTAACCAGATTCAACAAAAAGACTGTGATGGCGGCCTTCAATTTCTGACAGGCTATAGCCCAACGTGGCGAGGAAATTTTCGTTTGCGGAGAGAATTGTTCCGTCTAACTTGAACTCAATTCTTGCCTGGGATCTGTCGAGAGCGGCCAATTGGTCTTTTCGCGAGCGAGACTCTGCCGAAAGGAAAAAATGACGCATGGTTTTTTGCCCCTTTAAACCATCTTTGTGAATTTTCCAGTTTGTCTTGTCCCTGAAACTACGATTGCCTTGTTTTCTGATTTTTATTTGTATGTTTAATTCAGAATATTTATTTTGAACTAAGTGCAGTTAAGAGAGGGTTAAGGGCCGAAAATGAAAACTGATGCAGTAGTGTCCCAGGGGTGAAAAGCCTGCTTCTTCCAGGATTGGCAGGGTTTTAAGGGCAGGTTGGGTGTTTTTCCGTTTTCTCTGGCCAGCGACAGCAGAGAGGATCACAATAAAACGATCAGAATAAACGGTCAGGAAACCCACGCTCGGGCCCCATGAGGGGAAGGAGGCCGTGATGGCCATCGAACTGCCGCATGACGATGATGTTGAAATTGAACTGACGACGCAGCAAGCGCGACAAGGTTTGGAGCTGCATGCGATGCGTTATGTGCTGGGCATTTCCATGGTCATAGCTGTTATCGCCATGGTGTCGGTCGCGATTTTCACAGCCTGAACAGGGACTCAGTCGCGGCTGCGCAGGCTGCGGGTGACGTTGCGCAGGGCGAAGCTTGAGTGAATACGCGCGACTCCGGGCAGGTTTGACAATAATTCCGTGTGGATCCGTTCATAATCCGTGGTGCTTGCCGCCTCGACTCGCAACAGGTAATCAGAGCCGCCAGTCATCAGATAACATTCGCGAATTTCCGGATATTTGCGGATGGCATTTTCAAACTTCCGAAAATAGGCCTCGGTCTGGCGTTCGAGGGTGATCTGTACGATCACCACCGCCATGTCTTCGCGTATCTGTTCGTCTATGATGGCCGTATAGCCGCGAATGACGCCGCTTTGTTCCAGCAGGCGCAGACGGCGCAGGCAGGCCGAGGGCGATAACCCCACTTCAGCGGCGAGGCTTGAATTGCTGATGCGTCCGTCGGTCTGAAGGACGCGGATAATCTTGCGGTCGGCGGCGTCAAGCGGTGTCATATGCGATTTCTGCCAATATATTAAAATATAATTCCATATTTAACATAAATTGGTCAATTATGCGAATAAATAAGCAAAAATTCGAATAATTTGCGAATATTCTGGGGCTGGAGTGGTCTTATATGGGATGGCATGTTGCGGGTAGCATGCTTTGTCGGTCGGGATTGTCATCATGGCGGGTAAGCTGTCCTTGCGTTCCGCAGGGGTCGAGACGGATGAGATCGGGGCTTTGAGCCGACTGGTCATAGATGTGGGCGCGATCCGGGAGAATTACCGGATGTTGCGTGCGCGTGTGGCGCCTGCGTCCATTGCCGCTGTGGTCAAGGCGGATTGCTATGGCCTTGGGGCTGTTCAGATCGTGCCGGTGCTTTATGCGGATGGCTGCCGCCATTTCTTTGTCGCCCAGCTGGCGGAAGGGCTGGCGATCCGGGGCTCCCTGCCGGAAGATGCGGAGATTTATATTCTGAACGGCCTCGCGCCCGGGGCTGAGGCGGCTTGTGCGGCGGCGGGACTTGTTCCGGTGCTGAACGGGCGGGATCAACTGGATCGTTGGGGTGCCTGGGCACGGGGGCTTGGGTTGTCGTTGCCTGCGGTGCTGCAGCTGGATAGCGGCATGTCGCGGCTTGGGCTGTCGCCAGCTGAGGTTGCGGCTTTGACGCCCGCGGCCTTGGCCGGGCTTGATATTCGGCTGGTGATGAGCCATCTCGCCTGCGCCGATGAGCCGGAGCATCCGGCCAACCGGGCGCAGCTTGCAGGTTTTGAGGCTTTGCGGGCCAGGCTGCCTGCGGCACCGGCGTCCTTTGCCAATTCGGCAGGGATTTTTCTTGGGGCGGACTATCATTATGACCTAGCTCGGCCGGGGGCGGCGCTTTATGGCCTTGCACCCGTTGCGGGGCAGCCGAACCCGATGCTGCCGGTGGTGCGCCTTGAGGCGCAGGTGATTCAGATCCGGGATATTCCGGCCGGGGCTTTTGTGGGCTATGGCGCGAGTTTCGTGGCGGATAAGGTGACCCGGGTGGCGACGATTTCGCTCGGCTATGCCGACGGCTGGCCCCGCCATCTGAGCAATTGCGGCGCGGCTTATATCAAGGGGCAGCGCCTGCCGATCCTTGGACGCGTGTCCATGGACAGCATCACGCTTGATGTGAGCGAGGTTGCGGCGGATGCTTTGCGGGCGGGCGATTTTGTGGAATTGCTTGGGGCCTCGCAAGCGGCGGATGATGTGGCGCGGGATGCGGGGACCAATGGTTATGAAATTCTCACCAGTCTCGGACGGCGGCATCACCGCGTCTATGAGATGTGACGGTTGAAAGCGGAGACAAAACAGTGCGTGTAATCATTCTCGGCAGCGGCGTCATCGGTGTGACCTCCGCCTATTATCTGGCGCGGGCCGGTCATGAAGTGACGGTGATCGATCGTCAGCCCGGTCCGGCGCTTGAAACGAGTTTCGCCAATGCCGGGGAGGTGTCGCCCGGCTATGCCTCGCCCTGGGCTGGCCCCGGGGTGCCTGTTAAGGCCATCGAATGGCTGTTCATGAAACATGCGCCGCTGATCGTACGGCCAAAGCTTGATCCGGCGCAGTGGATCTGGATCGCGCAGATGCTGCGCAACTGTACATCGGCGCGTTACGCCCTCAATAAATCGCGGATGGTGCGGCTGGCGGAATATAGCCGTGATGTGCTGCGCGATCTGCGGGCGGAGATCGGCATCAGTTATGACGAACGCAGCCTTGGCACGCTGCAACTGTTCCGCACGCAAAAGCAGCTGGACGATGCGGCGAAGGATATTGCCGTGCTGAAGGACTATGGCGTGCCTTATGAGTTGCTGGACCCTGCGGGCTGCATTGCGGCCGAGCCTGCGCTGGCCAAGGTGCGCGGCAAGATCATCGGCGGTCTGCGCTTGCCGCAGGATGAAACCGGCGACTGTCAGATGTTTACGGAACGTCTGGCGGCGAAGGCTGAAGAGCTTGGGGTTGTCTTTCAATATAACACGCGGATCGACGGCATCGAGACGGCGGGGGACCGGGTGACCGGGGTGGCCACCAATCATGGTCGGGTTGAGGGCGACGCCTATGTGGTGGCGCTTGGCAGCTATTCGCCGTTGCTGCTGAAGCGGATCGGCATTTCCATTCCGGTCTATCCGGTCAAGGGCTATTCCATCACGGTGCCGATCACCAATGCCGATGCCGCGCCGATGTCGACCATCATGGATGAAAGCTATAAAATCGCCATCACCCGGCTTGGCGATCGCATTCGCGTTGGTGGGATGGCTGAGCTTGCGGGCTACAGTCCGAAGCTTTACGCCGAACGGGAAGCAACGCTGAAATTTTCAGTGGGCGATTTGTTCCCGGACGGCGGCGATCTGACGCGGGCAAGTTTCTGGACCGGGCATCGCCCGATGACCCCGGACGGCACGCCCATTCTGGGCGGGACGCGGTATAGCAATCTCCATCTTAATACCGGTCACGGCACACTTGGCTGGACCATGGCTTGCGGATCGGGCCGGGTTCTGGCCGATCAGTTGAGTGGGCGTGCGTCTGACATTGATGCGAGCGATCTGAGTTTGGCGCGTTATTGAGGAAGGGCGTTATTCTGAGGCGCAGTTACGGTTTGAAAATACTGTCATTGCCGGGCTTGACCCGGCAATCCATGGGTCAACCGGCAAACTGCTGGCGAGATGGATTGCCGGGTCAAGCCCGGCAATGACAGTGTGTTTTGAAACTTATACCGGTCAGCCATGGCCGACACTGCCTGCTCTCAGGCCCGTTCGTTCAGCCAGTCGGTGACGCAGCTGTAATAGGGGTAGAACGGGGCCAGGGTCTGTTGCAGGGTGATGTCGAGGCCGCCTTTTGGCTTGACCACCGGGGCGGGGAGGGCGTCGAAATTATTGGCGCTGACGGCTTTGGCAACGGCTTCGCCGAGCACGGTGGAGAGGGCGATGCCGCGTCCGTTGCAGGCGCTGAGGGAGATGATGCCGTCATTGCCGATGACGATTTCCGGCAGGCGGGAGCGGGTGACGCTGGCCTTGCCGCTCCACAGGTAATCGATGGTTGGGACCGCCGAGAAGCCCAGATGCTTGTGCAGCCGTTTGGCCATGACGTGAGCAGCCATTTGCCCTGGCATGCCGAAGGCGGTGACGGCGCCGGTGATCAGACGCCAGTCGCGGTCGAAGCGATAGGTGAAGAGATTGCCACGGGTATCGGAAAGGCTTTCGCCGTTCTTGAACAGGCGGGCCCGCTCGTGAACAGGGATCGGCGTGGTGGCGCATTGCCAGATTTTCATGCGCACAATGGATTTTTCAAATTCGGGGGCGAGGCCGTTCGCCTGGGCATTGGTGCAATTGATCACACGTTCGGTCAGGATCGCGCCGCGCGGGGTGGTGATGCGGAACCATTGACCATTGCGTGTGATGGCGGTGGCAGGCGTGCTTTCATAGACGCGCACACCGGCTTTATGGCCTGCGAGAACCAGCCCGATCGTATAATTTAAAGGATGCAGCGTGCCGCCCGTGGGCACCATCCAGCTGCCGGTGTAGCCGCCGACGCCTGTGCGGGCGCGGGTTTCTTCGCCGTTCATGATATCGACGTTGAAGCCATGGGCCTGCCAGTCTTCGGCCACGGCGCGCACGCGGTCCCAGGCTATTTTTCCGGCGGCGGGCTGATACCAGCCGCCCTGCTGGGCGTCGCAGTGGATATCATGCTGTTTGATGAGATCGAAAACGCGGGTGGCGGAATGGCCTACGGCTTGCACAAGTCGTTCGCCGGTGGCACCGAGGCTGGCGATGGCTTGCGCCGGACCGGCAAAGGTGAAATGCGGTACGACAAAGCCGCCGGGGCGGGAGGAGGCACCCTCGCCAATGCGTTCCGCTTCGATGAGCGCGACGGAGACGCCGCTTTGCGCAAGCGTCAGGGCCGTGATCGCTCCCATGATGCCGCCGCCGATCACGGTGACATCGGCGCGGGTCTCGCCTTCGAGCTGGGCAAAATTAAGGAGCGGCGCTGCGGTGGCACGCCAGAGATTGGTCGGTAAATTGGACATGAAATTTCGTTCAAAGAAAAAGCGCAGGCTGATCGGAGAAACACTTTCGGACCAGCCTGCACTTCAAAGATCACACAGGAGTATTCAACGAGTCTTTTTTAGTATTTGAAGCTCAGCGTTGCGCCATAGGTGCGCGGGTCGCCAAGGAAGTTCTGCGACGGGAAAATGCCGCCGTAATTGTCGTAGGAGTTGCTGACATAGAGCTTGTTGGTCAGGTTGCGACCCCAAACAGCAAATTCCCAACGGTTGTCGAGGCTGGTAACCGCGACGCGTGCGTTCAGGAGGACATAGCCCTTCTGGGCGCTTTGGCCACGGTTGTTGATTGAATAGTAGACATTGCTGCGATAGGAGCCGTCAACCAGGACATAGCTGCCGAAGCCCTGAGCTTCGATCGGCAGTTGATAGCGGACGAGACCGCTCAGTGCGAATTCGGGGGAATTCGCAAGCTGGTTGCCAAGATAATCGGCTTCAACGGCCGGGTTGATCTTTCTGACCTTGGTGTTCATGACGTTGGCCGAAGCCTGAACCGTCAGGCCATCAACCGGACGCGCCGTGGCTTCAAGTTCAAGGCCATAGACGCGGGCGTCACCGGCATTGTTCAGCACGATGACGTTGATGCCGCCAGCGCGGATTTCCGTCACAAAGGCCTGGAAGTCTTTCCAGTCATAGTAATAGGCGGCGGCATTCAGTTGCAGGCG harbors:
- a CDS encoding NAD(P)/FAD-dependent oxidoreductase → MSNLPTNLWRATAAPLLNFAQLEGETRADVTVIGGGIMGAITALTLAQSGVSVALIEAERIGEGASSRPGGFVVPHFTFAGPAQAIASLGATGERLVQAVGHSATRVFDLIKQHDIHCDAQQGGWYQPAAGKIAWDRVRAVAEDWQAHGFNVDIMNGEETRARTGVGGYTGSWMVPTGGTLHPLNYTIGLVLAGHKAGVRVYESTPATAITRNGQWFRITTPRGAILTERVINCTNAQANGLAPEFEKSIVRMKIWQCATTPIPVHERARLFKNGESLSDTRGNLFTYRFDRDWRLITGAVTAFGMPGQMAAHVMAKRLHKHLGFSAVPTIDYLWSGKASVTRSRLPEIVIGNDGIISLSACNGRGIALSTVLGEAVAKAVSANNFDALPAPVVKPKGGLDITLQQTLAPFYPYYSCVTDWLNERA